In the genome of Dermacentor silvarum isolate Dsil-2018 chromosome 1, BIME_Dsil_1.4, whole genome shotgun sequence, one region contains:
- the LOC125943358 gene encoding histone-lysine N-methyltransferase SETMAR-like — protein sequence MDQCWVHNYYPETKLQSKQWKHGNSPVPKKAKALPSSGKVILSVFWDCRGALLTDYSSKGQTITAKYYCELLTKLRGAIKEKRRRKLTKGVRLHHDNAPTHLAHVTAAHSGSLGYEILPYPPYSPDRPPSDFFHFPRMKSTVRGKHIRDDGEVITQVELFLNSQNEEFYRTGLRQLMHRWQKCVTLGGFYVERY from the coding sequence ATGGATCAGTGTTGGGTGCACAATTATTACCCTGAAACAAAGCTTCAAAGTAAACAATGGAAGCACGGAAACTCACCCGTGCCAAAAAAGGCCAAGGCTCTGCCGTCATCAGGCAAGGTCATCCTGAGCGTCTTCTGGGACTGCCGTGGTGCTCTTCTCACAGATTACTCCAGCAAAGGCCAAACTATTACAGCAAAGTACTATTGCGAGCTTCTCACCAAGCTGCGAGGTGCTATCAAGGAGAAGCGTAGAAGAAAGCTCACGAAAGGCGTCCGTCTGCACCATGACAATGCGCCGACTCACTTAGCACATGTGACGGCGGCGCATTCAGGCTCCTTAGGCTACGAAATTTTACCTTACCCGCCATACTCACCTGACCGCCCACCAAGTGACTTCTTCCACTTCCCTCGCATGAAGAGCACAGTGCGTGGGAAACATATTCGGGATGACGGAGAAGTCATCACTCAAGTCGAGCTCTTCCTGAACTCTCAAAATGAAGAGTTCTACCGCACCGGACTGCGGCAGCTCATGCATCGTTGGCAGAAGTGCGTGACTTTGGGAGGATTTTATGTAGAGAGGTATTAA